A single window of Haliotis asinina isolate JCU_RB_2024 chromosome 5, JCU_Hal_asi_v2, whole genome shotgun sequence DNA harbors:
- the LOC137284392 gene encoding arrestin domain-containing protein 3-like: MGKLKLFSISLNNPQAVYYPGQFLEGHVTVELTEEMKMRGIRLQFYGGAIVRWSETRTTGSGKHRHTTVIHYSAHETYFNSELVLFGKASGQGGDNPTLRAGSYTYPFRYQLRNGIPSSFEGTFGRIRYYLNATIDKPWKFDHTTKRAFTVVNLLDLNSEPGAAVGSRGDNEKTLCCLCCKSGPISGTFQIDRCGYVPGESIPIKAEVINHSNRRMKRSYAELFMVVIYHSTRKSRTDYRKIGEISHGEVLPGDSDTWHGDLLPIPPLPPSKLHGCRIIVIDYYVKFCVAPAGPAFQLEIPMKLIIGSIPLKSTVQQFGFPPPLPGPSQSQLYQGGAQASAPPEASMPPPTYADSAFGTVNIKDEDDSEYTKGEMDYTPVYAYYNWGTATQPSAPTM; this comes from the exons ATGGGTAAACTGAAGCTATTTTCCATAAGTTTAAACAATCCTCAAGCCGTGTATTACCCGGGCCAGTTCCTTGAGGGCCATGTCACGGTGGAATTGACCGAGGAAATGAAAATGAGAG GGATAAGGCTTCAATTCTACGGTGGCGCTATTGTGAGATGGTCGGAGACTCGTACGACGGGATCGGGGAAACACAGACACACGACTGTTATTCACTATTCGGCGCACGAGACCTACTTCAATTCTGAACTGGTTTTATTTGGGAAAG CGTCGGGACAAGGGGGAGACAACCCTACTCTGCGTGCAGGAAGTTATACATACCCTTTCCGATACCAGCTGCGAAATGGAATACCGTCCTCGTTTGAGGGTACATTCGGGAGGATAAGATACTACCTCAATGCTACCATTGACAAACCTTGGAAGTTTGACCACACAACGAAAAGAGCTTTTACAGTTGTCAATCTGCTCGACCTCAACTCAGAACCTGGAGCTGCG GTTGGTTCACGGGGAGACAATGAAAAGACCCTTTGTTGCTTGTGCTGCAAATCTGGACCAATCAGCGGCACGTTTCAGATTGACCGATGTGGCTACGTTCCAGGGGAATCTATCCCCATCAAAGCTGAGGTCATCAACCACAGCAACAGGAGGATGAAGAGATCATACGCTGAGTTATTCATG GTAGTCATCTATCACTCAACAAGGAAGTCACGCACAGACTACCGTAAAATAGGGGAAATATCCCACGGGGAAGTCCTTCCTGGGGACTCTGATACATGGCATGGAGACCTTCTACCGATACCACCATTGCCTCCATCCAAACTCCATGGATGCAGAATCATTGTAATTGATTACTATGTGAAG TTCTGTGTAGCTCCTGCTGGACCCGCATTCCAGTTGGAAATACCGATGAAACTGATTATCGGATCCATTCCACTCAAGTCCACAGTCCAGCAGTTCGGGTTTCCCCCTCCGCTGCCAGGTCCTAGTCAATCTCAGCTCTACCAGGGAGGGGCACAAGCTTCTGCTCCACCCGAAGCTTCCATGC CACCACCGACCTATGCCGACAGTGCGTTTGGAACAGTGAACATAAAGGACGAGGATGACTCAGAGTATACCAAAGGAGAAATGGACTATACTCCAGTGTATGCTTACTACAACTGGGGAACAGCAACCCAGCCTTCAGCTCCTACGATGTAA